The Brassica oleracea var. oleracea cultivar TO1000 chromosome C7, BOL, whole genome shotgun sequence sequence CTTTGCTGAAGAAAAAAACTCTCCTTAGCAAATTCAGGGGTGTGCTCGAATACTCGTTAGCTACTTGACCCGTACTCGCCTCGTTTTTTCAAGTACTCGTCGGTGCCAAGTCAAGTATCAAATCGTTGAGTTTTGCTACTTGCAAGTACAAGACAAGTATCAAGTATCACAAAAAAAGTTACGACTCACCTTGATATTACTCGTTACTTATTTTACGACTAAAAAATGATAACTAAACCATAAAAACCAAGGCCCTAAACAAATATTTCTTTGTTGTAAGAAGTAAACAATACTTTCTTATCGAACTCCATCTTTGTTTTTTTTATATTAGGTGCAAATATTTTATTTAAAATAACTCTCGTATTTTTACCAAGTCGAGTAAATAAAATAAACTTTCATAATATTCTCTCGTAAAATATTATCTATCAAATAATTTTTAGAAACTTAGAAATATATCCAAGTAATTAATAAATACTTGTAAGTAGCAAATAATCAAACAAGTCAAGGAACTTGCAAGTAACATATTTTTGCACAAGTACTCGAAATAACAAGTACTCGTTTCTAACAAGTCAAGTACAAGTCAAAAAATTCATTACTCGTTTACGGCAAACCAAGTATCAAATAGACGTAAAAAAGCAAGTACCCGACTTGCGCCCACCCCTAGCTCACCCTTGTTGAAAAAAAGCGGCAGCCTTAACCCCCTATTTTTCAATTACAATTTAGGGCCCCATTTTTACTAAATATGTATTCACTTATGTTTTTATGGAATCCACGATAAACAAGTTTTATGAAATATTGTTAAAAGTAACTATGTTAAAGTATATATTCCATAAAAATATATGTTTCTTTTTAATTTTACAAAAAAAAAACTTTTTAGATTTCATCTATCGATTTTGTTGTATGCACTCTTTCTTAACTCATTAATTTAAAATTTACATCATACTTTAATAAAAATGTTATATGATTTATACTAGTTTTTTCTCATACTTTTTTTTTTGCTTGTTAAAGGGCTTATGATTTACACAAGTTGCAGAAGGATTAATAAATTTTGTCATGTTATTCTTGCCTTAGGCCTCTCAAATGTTAGCCACGGCACTGAGCAAATTCATCACACAAGGAAAATAAAACACGAACCGCGATAGTGCAATAACAAACTATATATAACTCTACAGAATACAAAAGAAAAAAAAGAAAAAAGAAACGTAATCGTATTAGAAACAGTAAGGGTGAAACGTAAACGTAGTCGAAGTATAATAAGCGCCATGTAAAAACAAGGCGTACGTTACTCTTTTTTTTTGAAACACTTTATTTAATGTTCTAGTTATTTGTATGTATTCCAAATTGTTTTACTATACAAATTAAAAAAAAAAAGCGTTTTAATTGCTAATTAAGTTGACTAATATGCACCTAAATTACATTACAATTTTATAATATTCAAAAACGACCGACGAAAGTGTATCTTGCAACTGAAAAAAAGTTGTCTTCTTTTGAATTGTGAGAACCGAAAAAGTTTTCTTGTTTTCATCAAAAGCTTATAGCAATATATACTATAAATACTAATAATTAGCAAATAAGAAGCTATGATTAAAGATGGGATTCTGGGATTTCCCTTTCATGCAAAAGGTATAATATCTTTCTTCCTCTTTTATATCTTCTTAGAGTGAAAGATCGTGTATAATGGTTTTAGATCTTGAAATTTCTGAAACATATGATCTTTTATATATCCATTGATTATATAAACTTTTAGTTTGTTTTCAAAATCTGAGTAAATCTATAACAATACCTATCGAATTCAACAGGCGTTCCGGTTTGAACGACTAGTAGATGGGGATGTAAGTAGAAGGAAGAAGAAACCATTTTGGTTAAATCCGGTTTCTCACGGATGCTATACCATCGACCGGTTAAGCTATATCGACCGTTCACCGAGTGCAGATTCGGTTACAGTACAGAGAGAGCAACAGAGTGAAGAAGAGCTTGAAGTTTGGTTCTTTGCAGTGTCAGATGCTGGAACTGGGAGAGAGATTGTCAAGTATATGCAGAACCATATCTTCGATAATGAGGTGACTGAAAGTTTTAGTTAAATTTTGTAATGGAAACATAATATTTTTAAGCACACATTGTCCGGTGGTAAAGCTGGTTTAGAAATGAACTAAGGACATGATTAATGAGGGTTCTTAGAGTGAAGTTTTTAGCGGAATATAAGAAATCGTCTCTTAACTTTTAACTAAAAAAGATATTTAAGAACCGGTTCTTAGCTTTTTTAGTTAAAAATTAAGAGACGGTTTCTTATACTCCGCTAAGAATCCTACTCTAAAAACCCTCATTAATCATGTTCTAAGACCATGATTAACTTCAGTCTCCTAACTGGGGTTTTTAGCTTCGGTTAAGAGACGTTCTTATCTTTTCTTATATTTTAATTAAGAAAAGTTAAGAAACGTATCTTAAATAAAACCATCCCAAGTTAAAACTTAGACCAGGTGACATGACTATTTAAAAATCATTGCGACCAACCGGAGTTTAGTCAGTTAGGTTTCGGCCAGCAAGAAAGTCCCGAGTTATATTAAGAAAAATTATATTCTTTAATATCAGTCTGATCAGTGATTGATGGAACTGCAGCCTGGAGTTTTGAGAAAATGTAAAGAGATCATGAGAAGAGCGTACGTTGAGGAAGAGAGAAGCAGTGGCTCAGCTGCTTCGGTGACGGTGGTGGACGGTGAAAAGCTAGCTATGGCGAGTATCGGCGACCATAGAGTGGTGATTTGCAGAGACAGTGAGGCTTATCAACTCAGAGCTAAATCATCAACAAGAAAATGGTCGGATTTTGTTTTCCCAGGTTCGTTCCCTTAAACCCAGTATTACTCTGGTTTGATTCGGTTAAGACCGGTTTGGCTAACTTGTGTAACAAGAAAATGAATTAAGTTCTGCTTTCAACGGTGTAATCTCAGTTTGTTACCAAGGAGAGACAGATTATGAATCAGATTCAAGAGATTTAGAGCTTGCTTTGGTTACAGAGAAGATTAGTTCAGATACAGAGTTCATCATTATTGGTAGCTCTGGGATTTGGCAGGTAAATTAGTTTAGTACTCAATCAAATTACAGAGACTAATATCACTTAGCGAAAAATCGTTAATAGTGGTTTTGATTATGATGCAGGTGATGAAAAATCAAGAAGCTATTAACCTAATCAGGCATATGGAAGATCCTCAAGAAGCTGCAAAATGTTTAGCCAACGAAGCTTTAAACAGGATTAGCAAAAGCGAAATTTCTTGTATCGTAATTAGGTTTACATAAACCGGTTTTAACCGGATATTCGGTAAATATGTAAATTAAAACCGAACCGTTTTCTTTTTATTACAAAGAATCAAAATCAGTAGCCAATAGAATTGCGGCGGTCATAACATTTACTTGAAACTCTCTCAACGTTCGACAAAGCATGAAATCCGGCCGCCGTACGACCTCCGTGAAGTTTCTTCAGAGGGCTGAGACCGGCGAGCTTGGAGCAGATCCCGCTGATCAGTGTCTCTTCACCGGCGGTTCGGTTCCTCTCGTCTTTATCGCCGATCAACGAATCTGACTCGGATACAGCCTCTCTTTCGGTTAGAGTTGTACCGGAGCTATTCAGAGGAGAGGATGAGGCCGGTGAAGGAGGCGGAGAAGGAGCAGAGAAAGATGCGGAGTTTCCGAAGCCATTGATTTGGGAGGTGATCTTTAGAGCTTTAAGACGAGCTTCTCTTAGTTCTTCTTTTCCTAGAAGAAGTGTTTGAATCTGATCCGCCTTCTTCTGTACCTTAGCTCCCCAATCAAATCTAATGAGGGAAAAATGAAGTAAACTCCGTTTATAACAGGTTAGCAAAAAAAAAAAAAACTCCGTTTATAACAAAAAAAAACTAGATATTGATCCGCGCCCCGTGCGGATGTTGGATTTAACTTGCGGATGTAAATTTATAAACCATTGATTTTTTAAAATGTTCATTTATATTTTTATGTTTTGTAAAATATATTTAGAGTAGAATATATTATATTATAATATAGATGTTTGATAATAATTTTTTATCTGTACGTAATATTATATTTATAATTTTATAACTTGATGCAATTTGATGTGATTGTAATGTTCATATATTAACCTATTGATTTTTTTGTTTATTTATTTAAAAATGATTTATTTTTTTTACAGGAGATTTTTATGAATTATTATTAATTTTATGTTATTTGGTTTTTTTGAAAATTGTATTGTAGCAGATTAATATATACTATATATTACAGTTTGTGTTTTTATTTTCAGCAAAAAGAAATAAAAATTCATTGTAATTAATTTATTTTTTTGATTTTAAGTGAAGTGGCAGATTTGTAAATAAGAAATAAATGCAATGACTAAATGTGTAAATAAAAATAATAATTAATATGCTATCCGTGTTTCCAAACAATTCTCATTTAATCTGCTATCCAAGTTTCCAAACGACAGAATCTGTAAATGAGAAAGAAATACAGTGACTAAATATGTAAATAAAACAAAATATTTAATCTGTTATCCTTGTTTTCAAACAACTTTCATTTAATCTACTATCTAAGTTTCCAAACAGTATCAAAATGTACTTCAGTTTTAATAATACAGTTGAAGTAAATTAAATTAAATTTAAAACTATTTTTGTCAAAGGCGCGGTAATATATTTTCCGGTGGTCACGAAATAGGTGATTGGTTGGGATTTATCTCCATACTTTAGCTTTATTTTTCTTAAATTACTAAACTTTACCAATCATGTTATAGCTTTATTTTTAAAAGTTAAAGCCTACATCAAGTTTCAATTAATTTTTACCAATCATGCTTTAACTTTATTTTTTAAGCTACATCAAAATAAATAAAGCAAATCTTATTCTTTTGTATTTTAGGCATAAAAACTACATCTTTTTTTTATAGGCTGTAGAATCTCTGAAATGAAAATAACTATCTATAATATGAAAAAAAAATCATGATAATAAAACATTTATAACTATTTTAATTTAATTTTGGGTGTTTTAAACTACTGAAATATTTTATATAACATAATATTATTTTCATATCACACTTTCAATAACAGTAAACTTTGGTAATTTATTAAAAAATATTAATATAAATTATTTTAATTAATAAAAATTATCTATTTAATATATACATCGCATAGTTTACATGTTTTATTTTGAAATATCTACAGCTTTTGTCTTACAGGTACAACAAATTTAACTACATCAAAAATATATGCACCAAAATCTACAGCAACAACTTTATAGCTATGCAACCGACTTAACTACAACTAAAATTTTACAGCTAAATTCTTACGGCCAATGGCGAACCAATCACCACCATAGAATTCTTTTTGAGGGAAGACAATATTATAATAACCATTTCAATAAAAAAAAAAATTAGCACCTAAATCTATTTATCACAATATTAATTTAAAATCATAATTATGTTTCATTTAACTGTTCTTATCAAACTATATATATATTTATAAGTACATTGGAATTTATAAATTTAAATGTTTCTAAATTTATTTTTTGAAAATTAGAAATTTCATAATACGGATTAAAATCTAGTTACTTATTATTATTTGTAAAAAATGAATGAATGTAGTTTGGTTAAAAACTTTAAAAATATATTAAGTAAAAAATGGGCTTAATCAAAATTAGTTTCTGTTTGTTTTTTTTAAACAGCACATATCACACTCTATAATATATAAAAAAATGGATGTTTTGGAAAATTAATAGGTACCCTTTGTCGTCAACGTATTGGAAGGTTGAGAGGAAACGAATATGATCCAAGTCGTAAAGAAAATCATGAGGCAAATGAAGAGGACCATGTGTTAATAAGAACTCCAACAACACCATGGCCTTGTAAGCTTCTCTCCACTTCTTCATCTCTCCTTCCCCTTTTCCTATTCTGTTTTCAATTTGTTTGTGTAATGTTAAGCTCATGAATGATCAATTTCCCACAAGTAACGAACTTAGAGAATTCATTTATTCATTACTTTCTGTGAAGAACATCCACAATTCTCCAGTAATCCACTGTATTAAACGATGCATCGGCTATTTTAGTCATCGTTTTAGCGTCTGGAGAAGAAGGATCATCGTTTGTCACTTCTTCTACTAACCTGAAGAACATTACCAACAAACCAGTTTCTCATTAAAGAGTGTGATATATGAACAATCACTAATGTGTATTATTAGCTTAGCTTATTATAGTGTTAGTCTTACAGCTCAGTTTCGGTAACATCGGTGAGAACAAGTCTAGCAACATTGTACTTGTCATGAAGAAACAAAGACGCTTGTTTCTTGATTTCTCCAAACCAAAGTGTCCCCATCAAATTTTCCAACAAAATAAATTGAATGATCACTTGTGTCTCCACAAATCACTTATATGTTAGCTAGCACAAGACCAAACATTCTCATGAATAACCACATTTTTAGCTCAGAGACTTCAGGAGAAGTCAACAACTATTATTAGGTTATGAATATTTGACCAAATGTAATTAGTGTATTAAACAAAGTATGTTGTTACAAGCTACATAAACACTACTTTATAGTCTTGGTAACAAATTATATAAATACATTAAGAGAGGGAGAGGGAGAGAGAGAGAGATTGTTTTCTCACATTTTCTTCCTACAAGGTTATACGAAAATCAGTAACAGCTTTTAAATAAAGGTATCTTTCACAAGAAAAAAAAACTTAAAACATGTTCATTGAAAAAAAGCTTATAACTCAAAAAAATTAATTTCCAAGAATTCGACCTAAAAAAAAAGCTGTTAATAGATTTTTGTCGACCCAGATTCTGAGGCCCAATATGCATTGAAGCCCGATCGGTGTTTAATTGTAAAAGGTGTGTATATTCGTCCCACATCGGTAGCGAGAACTTCTAAGGTCAATAAACTTGTGTTATAAAACAAAGCTCACGTTGTCCTTGATAAAGCATCTTTGCGCTTGGGGCAATGACGCAGCTAATGAGGTACTAACCGAGGCGCGTCTATTGCTGGTTGAAAACTATTTCCAAACCCCCTCCTGGGCCTAAGCTTGTCTTAGGCTCTCGAGAATTTCTGGAAGGGCTCCCTTCGGGGTAAAGCCCTACAATACTTCAGTTTAAGTTTCTCGTAACGGAAGTTGAACAAAGAGTCTAGAGGGTTCTAAGTTCTAACCTACCCGGTAATGACTTGTAAAGGCCTAAGATATGTTTAATAAAAAGTATAAGAACACGATTTCACAATACAGAACACAGACATGATCACGTACCAGCTTTTAGACCTTGCCATGGTTGACTGAGACAAGAAGATACACGCCGTCCCAAGTTATGAGGATTTTCATGCTTTACACAAGCCAATAGCTGGTACATCATCACATAACCAAGCGACTCCAGAGTCCAGATCATCTCTTCTCACCGATCCCAATGTGTGTATTTGACACTAGCATATTGAGCAGGTTCTTATTTTCACTGTAAATAATTACGTATATCGAAGCAAAACATATAAGAAATGGCGTCATGTTGATTTTAAGATACATAGAGTATCTTTTCACATTTCTTTAACTCTCAACACTGCAATCACTGTAATGGAAGCTTATCGCTCATCATTCTAACTCCGAACAAACACGATACACTTACTCTCTCACCAATAGTCTCCACAAGAACAGCTTCCACGGTTGAAATGATGGAATCTGCTATTATCCCTCACGATAATCTCTCTCTCTGTGATCTTCGAAATAAACTTGATAGCAACATGACAATCCCTGCATATCCTTATGTTCTTAGTGACCCTTATCGTCGTGCCAGGCTCTGTGTTGATGATACCAAACGCAACAGCTAATCTCTCGCTGTGTCCAAACAAAAGCTCCCTCTTATGCTCCTCATCCACATCGTGGAGCACTCCGCTTGTGTCTGCAACATACCCTTCTCTCTCCATCTGTTCCATTACCGCTTCAAGAAACTCGTTGATTCTCTCCATACTCGAATGCGATCTATCCCCTGAGACAAAACCATGAGTCTTGTCTTTGAACTCGATCCAACTACAAGCTGGCTTTTTCCTCATTCCTAGCTTCTTCATTCTCAATCTCAGTTTCGCCATCTCTTTCCATCTCCCGTTAGATGCATACATGTTGCACATCAGCACACAAGCTCCCATGTTCTCAGAATCAACAGCGAATATCTTTTCAGCAACCTTCTCTGCTAGCTCAAGATTCTTGTGAACGCTGCAAGAAGACAGTAACGTAGACCATACGCTACCCGTAGGCTCAACACGCATGTTTGAAATGAATTCATACGCTTCTTCCAGCTTCTCTGCACGGCCAAGAAGATCAGCTACAGCTGCGTAATGTTCCAACTCATGGTTCAAACCGTATACCTCAGTCATGCTGTTGAAATATCCCCACGCCTCATCTACCAACCCAACGTGACTACAAGCAGTTAGTACAGCAACAAACGCTACATGATTTGGCTTCACACCTCTCTGTTTCATTTCCTCGAACAAGGAAACTGCTTCATGCCCATGACCATGTAACGCATGCCCCATTATAATAGCCGTCCATGAAACTTCGTCATGCACATTCATCCTGTCAAAAATCTTCCTAGCAGCCTTAATGCTCCCACATTTGGAGTACATATCCACAAGCGCACTATCTATGAATATGTTATCGCTATAGCCACCTCTCAACACATACCCGTGAAGTTGTTTCCCAAGGTGCAAGGTGGATAAGTGAGCACAAGCAGGCAACACGCTCGAGAAAGCCACAGGTCCCGGCCTAACCTTTGCGGTCACCATTTGCCTGAATAACTTGAGAGCCTCGTTATATCTACCGTTCTGTACATACCCGGCAACAAGCGAGTTATATGAGATACTATCCCGTCTCAACAAGTGAGAAAACACTCTTTCGGAATCTTCAATCCGAGCACTTTTAGCATACATATCAACCAAGCTACTCCCAATATACACGTCAGCATCAATCCCTTTCCTAATCACGTACCCATGAATCTCTTTTCCCCTTTTAACATCAACATACTCTGAAAAAATCGGAAGAACACTAGACAAAGTGAAAGCATCAGGCTTTATATCCTCACTTGCCATCTCCCTAACCATCCTCAAAGCATCTTCATACATTCCACTTTGTGCATACCCTGCAATGATCGTGTTCCAGGAAACCACGTCCTTTGTAGGCATCAATTCAAAAACTTTCCTCACACTATCTATCCCTGAAGGCAGAGCATTACTCATAGTTTCACTATCTATTATTCTCTGAGGCATTTCATCGAACACCTTACCTGCACTAATCTTGGAACCCATCCCTTGAAGCTTAGCATACATATTCATAAGCGCATTGCAAGTATACAGATCGCAATCCAACCCAAGCCTAACAATATACCCATGAACAGACTCACCCAACTTCAAATCCGTCATCATCGTACACGATTTCAGGACAGAAGGGAAGACATTGTGATCAGGGCATCTCCCGGAAGCTCGCATATCGACGAAGGAAGACAATGCGCGAGAGAAGAGCGACTGGTCGGTGAAGCATCTGATGACGGACTTCCATGCGAGGACGGGAGGAGATTCGAGCGTGTGGAAAAGGAGCAAGGCGTCGTGTAGGAGTTTGAGGTTGGTGTAGATGGAGATGACGACGGAGGC is a genomic window containing:
- the LOC106305165 gene encoding putative protein phosphatase 2C-like protein 44 → MGFWDFPFMQKAFRFERLVDGDVSRRKKKPFWLNPVSHGCYTIDRLSYIDRSPSADSVTVQREQQSEEELEVWFFAVSDAGTGREIVKYMQNHIFDNEPGVLRKCKEIMRRAYVEEERSSGSAASVTVVDGEKLAMASIGDHRVVICRDSEAYQLRAKSSTRKWSDFVFPVCYQGETDYESDSRDLELALVTEKISSDTEFIIIGSSGIWQVMKNQEAINLIRHMEDPQEAAKCLANEALNRISKSEISCIVIRFT
- the LOC106305164 gene encoding epsin-1, with translation MGTLWFGEIKKQASLFLHDKYNVARLVLTDVTETELLVEEVTNDDPSSPDAKTMTKIADASFNTVDYWRIVDVLHRKIGKGEGEMKKWREAYKAMVLLEFLLTHGPLHLPHDFLYDLDHIRFLSTFQYVDDKGFDWGAKVQKKADQIQTLLLGKEELREARLKALKITSQINGFGNSASFSAPSPPPSPASSSPLNSSGTTLTEREAVSESDSLIGDKDERNRTAGEETLISGICSKLAGLSPLKKLHGGRTAAGFHALSNVERVSSKCYDRRNSIGY
- the LOC106301573 gene encoding putative pentatricopeptide repeat-containing protein At3g23330 encodes the protein MSSPSSKALIKTLIKNPTRIRSKHQAKQLHAQFLRTQSLSHTSASVVISIYTNLKLLHDALLLFHTLESPPVLAWKSVIRCFTDQSLFSRALSSFVDMRASGRCPDHNVFPSVLKSCTMMTDLKLGESVHGYIVRLGLDCDLYTCNALMNMYAKLQGMGSKISAGKVFDEMPQRIIDSETMSNALPSGIDSVRKVFELMPTKDVVSWNTIIAGYAQSGMYEDALRMVREMASEDIKPDAFTLSSVLPIFSEYVDVKRGKEIHGYVIRKGIDADVYIGSSLVDMYAKSARIEDSERVFSHLLRRDSISYNSLVAGYVQNGRYNEALKLFRQMVTAKVRPGPVAFSSVLPACAHLSTLHLGKQLHGYVLRGGYSDNIFIDSALVDMYSKCGSIKAARKIFDRMNVHDEVSWTAIIMGHALHGHGHEAVSLFEEMKQRGVKPNHVAFVAVLTACSHVGLVDEAWGYFNSMTEVYGLNHELEHYAAVADLLGRAEKLEEAYEFISNMRVEPTGSVWSTLLSSCSVHKNLELAEKVAEKIFAVDSENMGACVLMCNMYASNGRWKEMAKLRLRMKKLGMRKKPACSWIEFKDKTHGFVSGDRSHSSMERINEFLEAVMEQMEREGYVADTSGVLHDVDEEHKRELLFGHSERLAVAFGIINTEPGTTIRVTKNIRICRDCHVAIKFISKITEREIIVRDNSRFHHFNRGSCSCGDYW